In Pirellulales bacterium, the following proteins share a genomic window:
- a CDS encoding S9 family peptidase yields MRLSQNNLLRWVFVLALALCPACNPAVAEKGKKGVDNKAATEEISPPAEPMPVEAKAEPAATAKSAETPSVETAAPTKIENPGPAKVDDQPAAAAKAPAPPKYLAGVPLIPRTALFGNPDKSSPRISPDGKRLAYLAPVEGVMNVWVGPVDDPSAAKPVTEDKKRGIRAYFWAYTNDHVLYVQDQDGDENWHVYAVNLADNKTKDLTPLANVAAQIEEVSERAPDEILIGLNDRDQQFHDIYRVNIVTGERQLVEQNKQGFAGYLTDDDLKVRFAMQYMPDGSNVILKPNGSGGWDDYMKIPMADTLTTQPAGFNKSGDVLYFIDSRDRNTGALTTIDLGTGKQSTLAEHGKADVAGVIAHPTEKTVQAVAFTYTRKEWQILDPAIKPDLDYLATVTRGDVEITSRSLDDRLWTVAYLTDDGPVSYYLYDHEQKKATFLFNNRNDLDGLPLVKMHDVVVKARDGLELVCYLSLPKGTDPDGDGRPDQPVPMVLDVHGGPWARDDWGYDATHQLWANRGYAVLSINFRGSTGFGKEFVNAGNKEWAGKMHTDLLDAVDWAVTNKIAASKLVAITGGSYGGYATLVGMTLTPDVFACGIDLVGPSNIITLLQSIPPYWQPQIQLFKDRVGDFTTDAGKAMLTDRSPLSHVANIKRPLLIGQGANDPRVKQAEADQVVSAMEAKKIPVTYVLYPDEGHGFARPENRMSFYAVSEAFLAVHLGGRYEPIGTAFAGSSITVPVGADEVPGLAQALPQK; encoded by the coding sequence ATGCGGCTCAGCCAAAATAACCTGTTGCGATGGGTCTTCGTGTTGGCTCTTGCACTTTGTCCGGCGTGCAATCCCGCGGTCGCGGAGAAGGGCAAAAAGGGAGTGGACAACAAAGCCGCCACAGAAGAAATTTCCCCACCCGCAGAGCCGATGCCGGTCGAAGCCAAGGCCGAGCCTGCTGCGACGGCTAAGTCCGCCGAGACGCCGTCCGTCGAAACCGCGGCACCAACGAAGATCGAAAACCCCGGGCCGGCAAAGGTCGATGATCAACCAGCCGCGGCGGCGAAGGCGCCTGCTCCTCCGAAATATCTGGCGGGCGTTCCGCTCATTCCGCGCACCGCGCTGTTTGGAAATCCTGACAAATCGAGCCCACGGATCAGCCCTGATGGCAAACGGCTGGCCTACCTGGCACCGGTCGAAGGGGTAATGAACGTGTGGGTCGGTCCCGTGGACGATCCGTCGGCCGCCAAGCCCGTCACTGAGGACAAAAAGCGTGGCATCCGCGCCTATTTCTGGGCTTATACGAACGACCACGTGTTGTACGTCCAGGATCAAGACGGCGATGAGAACTGGCACGTGTACGCCGTGAACCTGGCGGACAACAAGACGAAGGACCTCACGCCCCTGGCGAATGTCGCGGCGCAAATCGAAGAAGTCAGCGAGAGAGCGCCTGATGAAATCCTGATCGGTTTGAACGATCGGGACCAGCAGTTCCACGACATCTATCGCGTCAACATCGTCACCGGCGAGCGCCAGCTCGTCGAACAGAACAAGCAAGGGTTTGCGGGGTATTTGACGGATGATGATCTGAAAGTGCGCTTCGCCATGCAGTACATGCCCGATGGCAGCAACGTGATTCTCAAGCCCAACGGCTCGGGTGGTTGGGATGACTATATGAAGATCCCCATGGCCGACACGCTGACGACGCAGCCGGCCGGTTTCAACAAGTCGGGGGACGTACTGTATTTCATCGACAGCCGCGATCGCAACACGGGGGCCCTGACGACGATCGATCTCGGAACAGGCAAGCAAAGTACGTTAGCCGAGCATGGTAAAGCGGACGTGGCGGGCGTGATCGCGCACCCGACCGAGAAGACCGTTCAAGCCGTGGCTTTCACCTACACGCGCAAAGAGTGGCAAATCCTCGATCCGGCCATCAAGCCAGACCTCGATTATCTGGCGACGGTGACGCGCGGCGATGTGGAGATCACGAGCCGTTCGCTCGACGATCGCCTGTGGACCGTGGCTTACCTGACCGATGACGGACCGGTGAGCTACTACTTGTACGACCATGAGCAGAAGAAGGCGACGTTTCTTTTCAACAATCGCAACGACCTCGACGGCCTGCCGCTGGTCAAGATGCACGATGTGGTCGTCAAGGCGCGCGACGGCTTGGAACTGGTGTGCTACTTGTCGCTACCCAAAGGAACCGATCCAGATGGTGACGGCCGCCCCGATCAGCCGGTACCGATGGTCCTGGATGTCCACGGCGGGCCGTGGGCGCGCGACGATTGGGGCTACGACGCCACGCACCAACTGTGGGCCAATCGTGGCTACGCCGTGCTGAGCATTAATTTCCGGGGCTCGACCGGCTTCGGCAAAGAATTCGTTAACGCCGGCAACAAAGAATGGGCTGGCAAGATGCACACCGATTTGCTCGACGCCGTCGACTGGGCCGTGACGAACAAGATTGCCGCCTCGAAGCTTGTCGCCATCACCGGTGGAAGCTACGGCGGCTACGCGACGCTGGTCGGCATGACGTTGACGCCCGATGTATTTGCCTGCGGCATCGATCTGGTAGGACCATCGAACATCATCACACTTTTGCAGTCGATTCCGCCGTACTGGCAACCGCAGATTCAACTGTTCAAGGATCGTGTCGGAGATTTTACGACCGATGCTGGAAAGGCCATGCTCACCGACCGATCACCGCTGTCGCACGTGGCCAACATCAAGCGGCCGCTATTGATCGGGCAGGGGGCCAACGATCCACGCGTCAAGCAGGCCGAAGCGGATCAGGTCGTCTCGGCCATGGAGGCCAAGAAGATTCCCGTGACGTACGTGCTGTACCCCGACGAGGGGCACGGCTTTGCGCGTCCGGAGAATCGCATGTCGTTTTACGCCGTGAGCGAGGCGTTTCTGGCCGTGCATCTGGGCGGCCGGTACGAGCCCATCGGTACGGCCTTCGCCGGTTCCAGCATCACGGTGCCCGTCGGAGCTGACGAGGTGCCGGGTTTGGCGCAGGCTCTACCCCAGAAGTAA
- a CDS encoding outer membrane beta-barrel protein gives MRFTKRAMALAVAGILAAGQTALAQQPQRLAPPARTTAYEYDSYYAQQEDSPPAAAAPAAEAPAAPANDACASGCGEKNGCGESSGCADACGDDAAPEMCHLFECCFTKKWGLNIGGWTTQSFTWNTSNPADRFNGPVTWTDQANQYQLNQQYLYFERPTNTGGDGWDFGGRADFLYGTDYRFTTEAGLENKINTPNNPYMGLAIPQFYGEVAVNNLKVKLGHFYSPVGYFVVPTINNFFNTLPYTFQYGEPFTHSGMLATWTANEHWTFGGGITQGWDSFFGGPNPHLGSITTATWTGDNKDSFAWVWVQGHEPDANSSGVVAPPGGRVYSSRYLHTLVYTRPITDKVTWVAQSDLGVQGAAFGPGTRTARWYGLNQYLFYKVNNAWTWGASYEWFRDEEGFRVGAAVPSVFSPNSSGNAVGPGFAGNFCETTWGPQWRPGGSQNLLIRPNLRWDWYNGPRNASGQLPYDSGTRSQQFIWGTDVSLIY, from the coding sequence ATGAGGTTTACCAAGCGAGCAATGGCGCTTGCCGTTGCCGGGATACTGGCCGCGGGCCAGACCGCCTTGGCGCAGCAGCCGCAGAGGCTGGCGCCACCGGCGCGGACAACCGCCTATGAATACGACAGCTACTACGCGCAACAGGAAGATTCTCCGCCGGCGGCCGCGGCGCCCGCGGCAGAAGCACCTGCTGCTCCTGCCAATGACGCTTGCGCCAGCGGTTGCGGCGAGAAGAATGGCTGCGGCGAGAGCTCCGGTTGCGCCGACGCCTGCGGCGACGATGCAGCGCCGGAAATGTGCCACCTGTTCGAGTGCTGCTTTACGAAGAAGTGGGGCTTGAACATTGGTGGCTGGACAACCCAGAGCTTCACCTGGAACACCAGCAATCCGGCCGATCGTTTTAACGGCCCGGTCACGTGGACAGACCAGGCGAATCAATATCAGTTGAACCAGCAGTACCTGTACTTCGAACGCCCGACGAACACGGGCGGCGACGGCTGGGATTTTGGTGGTCGCGCCGACTTCCTGTACGGCACGGACTATCGTTTTACGACCGAAGCGGGCCTCGAGAACAAGATCAACACGCCCAACAATCCGTACATGGGCCTGGCGATTCCGCAGTTCTACGGCGAAGTGGCGGTCAACAACTTGAAAGTCAAGTTGGGTCACTTCTATTCGCCGGTAGGCTACTTCGTCGTGCCGACGATTAACAACTTCTTCAACACCCTGCCTTACACGTTCCAATACGGCGAGCCGTTCACTCACTCCGGCATGTTGGCCACTTGGACGGCCAACGAGCACTGGACCTTCGGCGGCGGTATTACGCAAGGCTGGGATAGCTTCTTCGGCGGTCCGAACCCACACCTCGGATCGATCACTACAGCAACTTGGACGGGCGATAACAAAGACTCGTTCGCGTGGGTCTGGGTGCAAGGCCATGAACCGGATGCCAACTCCAGCGGCGTTGTCGCTCCGCCGGGCGGCCGCGTCTATAGCTCGCGCTACTTGCACACTTTGGTTTACACCAGGCCCATTACCGATAAGGTCACCTGGGTCGCGCAAAGTGACTTGGGCGTGCAAGGTGCCGCCTTCGGGCCGGGCACCCGCACCGCTCGTTGGTATGGCTTGAATCAGTACCTCTTCTATAAAGTCAACAATGCCTGGACCTGGGGTGCCAGCTACGAGTGGTTCCGTGACGAGGAAGGCTTCCGTGTCGGTGCAGCCGTGCCGAGCGTGTTCAGCCCGAACTCGAGCGGTAACGCCGTCGGTCCCGGTTTCGCGGGCAACTTCTGCGAAACGACCTGGGGGCCGCAGTGGCGTCCGGGTGGCAGCCAGAACCTGTTGATCCGACCCAACCTGCGTTGGGACTGGTACAACGGCCCACGCAACGCTTCGGGCCAGTTGCCGTATGACAGCGGTACCCGTAGCCAGCAGTTCATCTGGGGCACCGACGTGTCGCTGATCTACTAA
- a CDS encoding P-II family nitrogen regulator, producing the protein MKLIIAIIQPSRLEAVKAALTEVEVFRLTVMDVQGFGRQKGHTEVFRGHEFSVNLLRKVQLQIAVNEAFVEPTIQAIIKGGRSGTAGEIGDGKIFILPMDDCIRIRTGERGNEAI; encoded by the coding sequence ATGAAGCTGATTATCGCGATTATCCAGCCCAGTCGGCTCGAAGCCGTCAAGGCGGCGCTCACCGAGGTCGAGGTCTTTCGACTGACGGTTATGGACGTGCAGGGGTTCGGGCGTCAGAAGGGGCACACCGAGGTCTTTCGCGGCCATGAGTTCTCGGTCAATCTGCTGCGCAAGGTGCAGTTGCAGATCGCCGTCAACGAAGCCTTCGTCGAACCCACGATCCAGGCGATCATCAAGGGCGGACGCTCCGGGACCGCCGGTGAAATCGGCGACGGCAAGATCTTCATTCTGCCCATGGATGACTGTATCCGCATCCGCACCGGCGAACGTGGCAACGAAGCGATCTGA
- a CDS encoding ATP-dependent Clp protease proteolytic subunit, translating into MNYNSGHSKFEPRASYRDYQRQRQLTLGDLLLENRIILLQGEIHDGNANELVMKLLYLQSENRRKGIHFYINSPGGSVSATLAIYDTMQILTCPVATYCVGLAASGGAVLLAGGAKGKRYALPHAKIMIHQPYGQVGGQVSDIEIQAQEILKTRDVLNKILADHTSQPIDRIAKDTDRDFYMSAAQAKEYGVVDEILTKPPGDTSDEDKAD; encoded by the coding sequence ATGAACTACAACTCAGGCCATTCAAAATTCGAGCCCAGGGCGAGTTATCGCGACTATCAACGTCAGCGGCAGTTGACGCTGGGTGACTTGTTGCTGGAGAACCGCATCATTCTGTTGCAGGGCGAAATTCACGACGGCAACGCCAACGAATTGGTGATGAAGTTACTCTACCTGCAAAGCGAAAACCGCCGCAAAGGAATTCATTTTTACATCAATTCCCCGGGAGGCAGCGTCAGTGCCACTCTTGCCATTTACGACACGATGCAGATTTTGACGTGTCCGGTGGCTACCTACTGCGTGGGCCTTGCCGCTAGCGGGGGCGCGGTGCTCTTGGCCGGTGGTGCTAAGGGAAAACGCTACGCATTGCCACACGCGAAGATCATGATTCACCAGCCCTATGGGCAAGTAGGCGGACAGGTCTCGGATATCGAGATCCAGGCACAAGAGATTCTCAAGACGCGCGACGTTTTGAACAAGATCCTGGCCGATCACACCTCGCAACCGATCGATCGCATCGCCAAGGATACCGACCGCGATTTCTACATGAGCGCCGCGCAGGCCAAGGAGTATGGCGTCGTCGATGAGATTCTGACGAAGCCGCCAGGCGACACCAGCGACGAAGACAAGGCCGATTGA
- the clpP gene encoding ATP-dependent Clp endopeptidase proteolytic subunit ClpP: MPLIPYVIEKSGREERAMDIYSRLLKDRIIFLGSAINDEVANSIVAQLLFLQAEDAKADVHLYLNSPGGSVTAGMAIYDTMQFITCDVATYCIGQCASMGAVLLTAGAAGKRNALPNARIMIHQPLAGMEGTAEEIMIHAKEFQKVKAKLNAILLKHTGHPLDKIEKDTDRDRFMSAEEAQEYGLIDRVIEHMSPAQAAV; this comes from the coding sequence ATGCCACTGATTCCCTACGTGATTGAAAAAAGCGGCCGCGAAGAGCGGGCTATGGACATCTATAGCCGGCTGCTCAAGGACCGCATTATTTTCCTTGGATCGGCCATCAACGACGAGGTCGCCAACTCGATCGTGGCCCAGTTGCTATTCTTGCAGGCCGAGGACGCCAAGGCCGACGTGCATTTGTACTTGAATTCGCCTGGCGGCAGCGTCACGGCCGGCATGGCTATTTACGACACCATGCAATTCATCACCTGCGACGTGGCAACGTACTGCATTGGGCAATGTGCCTCGATGGGGGCTGTGCTGCTGACGGCCGGCGCCGCCGGCAAGCGCAACGCGCTTCCCAATGCCCGGATCATGATCCATCAGCCGCTGGCCGGCATGGAAGGCACGGCCGAAGAGATCATGATTCACGCCAAGGAGTTTCAGAAGGTGAAGGCCAAGCTTAACGCGATCCTGCTAAAGCACACGGGCCACCCCTTGGACAAGATCGAGAAGGATACAGATCGCGATCGTTTCATGTCGGCCGAAGAGGCTCAGGAGTATGGCTTGATCGACCGGGTCATCGAGCACATGTCGCCCGCCCAGGCGGCGGTGTAG
- a CDS encoding ComEC/Rec2 family competence protein — MDRYSPARFVVWWLAAVVLWCGWCAAWGSGRRAWASMMLLASLAAVGAAWHQACWSLYSTDELGAFAADVAQPTCLQAVARASPRRMPAPEFDPLRPITTADRSRLILRLTAVRDGDRWLDASGETTLDVNGHLLGVKAGDRLQIFGQLRAVTPPANPGEFDFAVYQRADRRLCRLTADHPECVTVVAPGSTWQPRRWLDRARRAGDDALWSSLSRAQSGLALALILGQREQLDATTTRHFYESGTVHLLSISGLHVGLLAFLLFRGLELGFLQRGPALAAVAAITTFYALVIDAEPPAVRAAVMVLLVCLALYSGRPVSMFNLLAMAAIVVVAMNPAELFRTGTQLSFLAVATLAWLGQRLAPQGIQDPLTRLIARTRPWPARMLKKYGTSIARMMVLTSTIWLVSMPLVLARFNLISPASLLLTPLLAIPIALGLFTGFVLVSVGWLIWPLSIPLGWMCDACLACVNHGVALVDRVPGSHLWLPGPSWWWLVGCYALLTLWAASDRWRPPRRWCVAILAGWSAVGLITAQLHQSTRDAFDCTFLSVGHGCAAVMSLPDGSTVLYDAGQLGSPAAAARSISGYLWSRGRTRIDAVVISHADIDHFNALPELLRRFRIGAIYVSPVMFDGDGAALDELRGAINRAGVPLREIYAGDRLHGSDDCLLTVLHPPSRGTLGSDNSNSVVLEVVCYGRRILLPGDLESPGLDELLAESPLDCDVVLAPHHGSTQSDPPGFVAWTTPEWTIISGDSRSNRPAVADAYRRRGATVLNTSQSGAVTVRIDRSALNVSPWRSGHSSREPTWFAADDDY; from the coding sequence GTGGATCGCTACTCGCCGGCGCGGTTCGTCGTCTGGTGGTTGGCTGCCGTCGTGCTGTGGTGCGGCTGGTGCGCCGCCTGGGGCAGCGGGCGTCGCGCCTGGGCGTCGATGATGCTCCTGGCGTCCCTCGCCGCGGTCGGCGCGGCCTGGCACCAGGCCTGTTGGTCTTTGTACTCGACGGACGAGCTTGGTGCATTCGCCGCCGACGTCGCGCAGCCCACCTGCCTGCAAGCCGTCGCGCGCGCCAGTCCGCGCCGCATGCCGGCGCCGGAGTTCGATCCGTTGCGGCCGATCACAACCGCGGACCGTAGTCGGCTCATATTGCGATTAACAGCAGTGCGCGACGGCGATCGCTGGCTCGATGCGTCGGGCGAAACCACACTCGACGTCAACGGTCATCTGCTGGGAGTGAAGGCAGGCGATCGACTGCAGATTTTCGGCCAGTTGCGCGCGGTAACTCCGCCAGCAAATCCCGGTGAATTTGATTTCGCCGTATACCAGCGGGCCGACCGACGCCTGTGTCGCCTCACCGCCGATCACCCGGAATGCGTGACAGTTGTCGCACCGGGTTCGACCTGGCAGCCGCGGCGCTGGCTCGATCGCGCGCGACGAGCCGGCGACGATGCCCTCTGGTCCTCGCTCAGCCGCGCGCAATCAGGTCTGGCGCTGGCGCTCATCCTCGGGCAGCGCGAACAGCTCGACGCGACGACGACGCGCCACTTCTACGAGTCCGGTACGGTTCACCTTCTATCGATTTCGGGCCTACATGTCGGGCTGTTGGCTTTTTTGCTATTTCGCGGATTGGAACTCGGTTTCCTGCAGCGCGGTCCAGCACTGGCTGCTGTCGCGGCCATCACGACGTTCTACGCGCTTGTGATCGATGCCGAGCCGCCGGCAGTCCGCGCCGCGGTCATGGTGCTGTTGGTGTGTTTGGCACTCTACAGTGGCCGGCCAGTTTCCATGTTCAACTTGCTCGCTATGGCCGCAATCGTGGTCGTCGCGATGAACCCAGCCGAATTGTTTCGCACCGGCACACAGCTTTCGTTTCTGGCCGTCGCCACATTGGCTTGGCTGGGGCAACGTCTGGCGCCCCAAGGCATACAGGATCCGCTCACGCGACTGATCGCCCGAACGCGCCCCTGGCCGGCACGAATGCTCAAGAAGTATGGAACCTCAATAGCACGGATGATGGTCCTCACCTCGACCATTTGGCTGGTCTCGATGCCGCTGGTGCTCGCGCGTTTCAATTTGATCTCGCCAGCATCGCTCTTGCTTACGCCGCTCTTGGCCATTCCGATCGCGCTTGGTTTGTTCACGGGCTTCGTGCTCGTCTCGGTGGGCTGGTTGATCTGGCCTCTATCGATTCCCTTGGGATGGATGTGCGACGCCTGCCTGGCATGCGTAAACCATGGCGTGGCGCTCGTTGATCGAGTGCCCGGCAGCCATCTATGGCTGCCAGGTCCGTCGTGGTGGTGGCTTGTTGGCTGCTATGCGTTGCTGACATTATGGGCGGCAAGCGATCGGTGGCGGCCGCCGCGACGCTGGTGTGTGGCAATCCTGGCCGGCTGGTCAGCCGTGGGCTTAATCACCGCACAACTGCACCAATCGACGCGCGACGCGTTCGATTGCACGTTTCTCTCGGTGGGCCATGGCTGCGCGGCGGTAATGTCGCTGCCCGATGGTTCGACCGTGCTGTACGACGCGGGACAACTTGGCTCTCCGGCGGCGGCGGCACGATCCATTTCAGGCTATCTTTGGTCGCGCGGGAGAACACGGATCGACGCCGTCGTGATCTCACATGCGGATATCGACCATTTCAACGCCCTTCCCGAGTTGCTCCGCCGTTTCCGCATCGGTGCGATTTACGTGTCGCCGGTTATGTTCGACGGGGACGGCGCAGCGCTCGATGAGTTACGTGGCGCCATCAACAGAGCAGGCGTACCCTTGCGCGAGATCTACGCCGGGGACCGGTTGCACGGCAGCGATGATTGCCTGCTGACGGTGCTGCACCCACCGTCGCGCGGCACGCTCGGCAGCGATAACTCCAACAGCGTCGTGCTCGAAGTTGTTTGTTATGGCCGTCGCATTTTGCTACCGGGCGACTTGGAGTCACCGGGACTCGACGAACTGCTGGCCGAAAGCCCGTTGGATTGCGATGTCGTGCTCGCGCCGCACCACGGCAGCACGCAAAGCGATCCGCCGGGCTTTGTCGCTTGGACGACGCCGGAATGGACGATCATTAGTGGTGACAGCCGTTCGAATCGGCCTGCTGTAGCAGACGCCTATCGCCGCCGCGGCGCGACGGTGCTCAATACGTCGCAGTCCGGCGCGGTGACGGTGAGGATCGATCGATCGGCGCTCAACGTCTCGCCCTGGCGCAGTGGACACTCCTCCAGGGAGCCGACATGGTTCGCTGCGGACGACGACTATTGA
- the tig gene encoding trigger factor, whose amino-acid sequence MSESEDEVRGEEAAGGAEVSGEAPKLNLGVQVAKKSACERHVTVTVPREDIDRYFDNSYSELMGKAEVPGFRHGRAPRKLVEARFRKDVGDQVKMSLLMDSMTQISEDGSLSPISEPDFDPVAVSIPDEGPMTFEFDIEVRPEFDLPKWQGLSIERATHEFTDAEVEKQLKDLLARRGRLVPFDGAAQAGDYVTVNLAFQDADGKEISSAKEETIRIRPVLSFRDGKVERFDKLMKGVKAGETREGEARLSADAPNESLRGKTIKAVFEVLEVKKLELPQLTPALLEELGGFGSEAELRDAVKEQLERRLQYEQQRRAREQVLAALTVAANWDLPPELLRRQARRELERSVLELRRSGFSDSEIRAHENELRQNSSVATARALKEHFILERIAEDEKIEDLPEDYDLEIELIAQQTGDSARRTRAQLEKRGLMDALRNQIIERKAIDLILSHAKFKDVPFKMEGTEAEALDQAVGGEEEEADIPEAKHSGGAESLKQPQERG is encoded by the coding sequence ATGTCCGAGAGCGAGGATGAAGTACGGGGCGAGGAAGCAGCCGGCGGCGCGGAAGTGTCCGGTGAGGCGCCAAAGCTGAATCTCGGCGTGCAGGTCGCCAAGAAAAGCGCGTGCGAGCGCCACGTGACGGTCACCGTTCCGCGCGAGGACATCGACCGCTACTTCGATAATTCTTACTCGGAGCTGATGGGCAAGGCCGAGGTGCCGGGCTTTCGTCATGGGCGCGCTCCCCGGAAGTTGGTCGAAGCACGCTTCCGCAAGGACGTCGGCGACCAGGTGAAGATGTCGCTGCTCATGGACAGCATGACGCAGATCTCCGAGGACGGCAGCCTGTCGCCGATCAGCGAGCCCGATTTCGATCCCGTGGCCGTGTCGATCCCCGACGAAGGACCGATGACGTTCGAGTTCGATATCGAGGTCCGCCCCGAATTCGATCTGCCGAAGTGGCAGGGGCTGTCGATCGAGCGGGCGACGCACGAATTCACTGATGCCGAAGTTGAGAAGCAGCTTAAGGATCTGCTGGCGCGGCGTGGCCGGCTGGTGCCCTTCGACGGCGCCGCGCAGGCCGGCGACTACGTTACGGTGAACCTGGCGTTCCAGGACGCCGACGGCAAAGAGATTTCCAGTGCCAAGGAAGAGACCATCCGCATTCGCCCGGTCTTGAGCTTCCGCGACGGCAAGGTCGAGCGTTTTGACAAGTTGATGAAGGGAGTCAAGGCCGGCGAAACCCGTGAAGGGGAAGCCAGGCTATCGGCCGACGCCCCCAACGAATCGTTGCGCGGCAAAACGATCAAAGCGGTTTTCGAAGTGCTGGAAGTCAAGAAGCTGGAGTTGCCGCAACTTACGCCAGCGCTACTTGAGGAGCTGGGCGGCTTCGGATCCGAAGCCGAGTTGCGTGACGCCGTAAAGGAGCAGCTCGAACGCCGTTTGCAATACGAGCAGCAACGCCGGGCCCGCGAGCAAGTTCTTGCGGCCTTGACGGTGGCGGCGAATTGGGATTTGCCCCCCGAATTGTTGCGTCGACAGGCGCGGCGCGAGTTGGAGCGGAGCGTGCTCGAATTGCGTCGCAGCGGATTCAGTGACTCCGAGATTCGTGCCCACGAAAACGAACTGCGACAAAACAGCAGCGTTGCCACGGCTCGGGCGCTCAAGGAGCACTTCATTCTCGAGCGCATTGCCGAGGACGAGAAGATCGAGGACCTGCCCGAGGACTACGATCTGGAGATCGAGTTGATCGCACAGCAGACCGGAGACAGCGCGCGGCGCACCCGGGCTCAGTTGGAGAAGCGTGGGCTGATGGACGCCCTGCGCAATCAAATCATCGAGCGCAAGGCGATCGACCTCATTCTCTCCCACGCCAAGTTCAAGGACGTGCCCTTTAAGATGGAGGGGACCGAGGCCGAGGCCTTGGATCAGGCAGTCGGTGGTGAGGAAGAGGAAGCAGACATCCCCGAAGCCAAGCACAGCGGCGGTGCCGAATCGTTGAAGCAGCCCCAGGAACGTGGCTGA